The following are encoded in a window of Syngnathoides biaculeatus isolate LvHL_M chromosome 3, ASM1980259v1, whole genome shotgun sequence genomic DNA:
- the LOC133498331 gene encoding uncharacterized protein LOC133498331 codes for MDGQGDGDHNGPNRHHIHIPTEDQPPNGDNNDMEFIFLLHFIINHHMRVFRQNQIGFVNENIVNVHIENHAAHIHQVIEENEENEDESDNDFSAEVQMVVNQVIEEEEEEEEEEPQPGPSRYRSRDEAEQDEETRIRKCSRWWHEFDNTSDSSVDLDNDEEPLLSRSDTRSRDRLDSDDNESVECVHELAKNCRDLAEDRLGSTESADLSGQEGKKNSLSGPLGTRSTDEAGHKIETTGSKYFQWWLGVEDNSSDSGSDLDGGENPLPGDSGNKSRDDLESGGEKIRNDFRPQEDVSSMPNCVRQVARSIQEIDLVDDEGQSSIEDESCRAQEGEEHSGPSKTG; via the exons ATGGATGGACAAGGAGACGGAGACCACAACGGCCCGAATC GCCACCATATTCATATTCCAACTGAAGATCAACCACCGAACGGAGACAATAATGACATGGAATTTATCTTCCTCTTGCATTTTATCATAAATCATCACATGAGGGTCTTTAGACAAAACCAAATTGGATTTGTCAATGAAAACATCGTGAATGTCCACATTGAAAATCACGCAGCTCATATTCATCAGGTGATTGAAGAGAACGAAGAAAATGAAGACGAATCGGACAATGATTTCTCAGCCGAGGTTCAGATGGTAGTCAACCAGGTGatagaagaagaggaggaagaagaagaagaagaacctcAGCCAGGACCATCAAGATACAGATCGAGAGATGAGGCTGAACAGGATGAGGAAACGAGAATTAGGAAATGTTCTCGGTGGTGGCATGAGTTTGACAACACCTCTGACAGCAGTGTGGACCTAGACAATGATGAAGAACCGCTGCTATCCAGATCCGACACAAGGTCAAGAGATCGTTTGGATTCAGACGACAATGAATCGGTCGAATGTGTCCATGAACTTGCTAAAAACTGTCGTGATCTAGCCGAGGACAGGCTTGGGTCCACGGAGAGCGCAGACCTCAGTGGgcaagaaggaaagaaaaactcTCTGTCCGGACCTTTGGGGACTCGCTCGACAGATGAGGCTGGACACAAGATCGAGACAACGGGTAGCAAATATTTCCAGTGGTGGCTTGGAGTTGAAGATAACAGCTCGGACAGTGGCAGTGACTTAGATGGTGGAGAAAACCCTCTGCCTGGTGATTCTGGAAACAAGTCCAGAGATGATTTGGAGTCAGGAGGTGAAAAGATAAGGAATGATTTCAGACCGCAGGAAGATGTTTCGTCGATGCCTAACTGCGTCCGTCAGGTGGCACGGAGCATTCAAGAAATTGATCTGGTTGATGATGAGGGGCAATCTTCCATAGAGGACGAAAGTTGTAGGGCGCAAGAGGGAGAAGAACATTCAGGACCATCAAAGACGGGGTGA